The Candidatus Methylomirabilota bacterium genome segment CTCGCCGTGCCGGAGCCCGGACCGGAGCCAACGCTGGACGAGATGCTGGCCGACATCGAGCGCCAGCGGCTCTTTCGCATCATCGAGAGCCTGGTGCTGTGGGAAAACACCACCAACGAAAAGGTGCTGCAGGCGGCGCGCGACGAGATCTGGTCGAGCTGGCGGCGCGCCTGCGCGGAAAACGCCGACCATCCGCGGTCGAAGGAGCTGTTCGACCGCAAGAAGCTGCCCGCCTTCCACGACCCCTTCGCCGGCGGCGGGGCGCTGCCGCTAGAGGCGCAGCGGCTTGGCCTGGAGGCGTACGCTAGTGACCTGAACCCGGTGGCGGTGCTGATCAACAAGGCGATGATCGAGATCCCGCCGAAGTTCGCAGGGAAGCCGCCGGTGAACCCCGAGGCGCGTAAGGAGAAGACGCTGCTCGCGCGCGAGTGGCGCGGCGCGCAGGGCCTCGCCGAGGACGTGCGCTACTATGGCCAGTGGATGCGCGACGAGGCCGAGAAGCGCATCGGCCACCTCTACCCGAAGGTCAAAATCCCCCCTCGTTCCCCTCTTTCGCAAAGGGGGGATGGGGGGGATTTCTTCGCCGAGCGGCCAGACCTGATCCCCTACGCTGGAAAAGAACTCACCGTGATCGCTTGGGTCTGGGCGCGCACGGTGAAGAGCCCGAACCCGGCCTTCGCGCAGGTGGACGTGCCGCTCGCCTCGACCTTCATGCTCTCCACCAAGGCGGGCAAGGAGGCGTACGTCGAGCCGGTGATCGAGGGCGGCGGCTACCGCTTCACGGTGAAGGTGGGCAAGCCGAAGGATGCGGAGAAGGCGAAGAACGGCACCAAGCTTTCGCGTGGCGCGAACTTCCGCTGCCTGATGTCGGGGACGCCGATCGAAGGTAACTACATCAAGGCCGAGGGTAAGGCCGGGTGCATGGGCGCGCGGCTGATGGCCATCGTCGCCGAAGGCGTGCGCGGCAGAGTCTATCTACCGCCCACCGATGCGATGGAAGCCGTCGCGCGCCAAGCGAAGGCGGAGTGGAGGCCGGAGGTCACGATTTCAGGAAGCACTCAGTACCTCGGCGTGAAGCCCTACGGCATGGATCGTTTCGACCAGCTCTTCACCGATCGCCAGATCGTGGCGCTGACGACCTTCTCCGACCTGGTCCAGGAAGCGCGCGAGCGGGTGAAGCGTGACGCCCTTGCCGCCGCCTTGCGCGCAGAGGACAAGCTCCTAGACGCCGGCGGCACTGGAGCCACGGCGTACGCCAATGCTGTCGGAGTGTACCTCGCGTTCGCAGTCGACAAGGGCGCCAACTACGGGTCATCAGTTTGTGCGTGGCACATCACTCGGGACGGGATCGTCTCCACATTCGGGCGGCAAGCCATTCCGATGGTCTTTGACTATGCGGAGGCCAATCCCCTGAGTGGTTCGACAGGCAACATCCTGCTTGGCGTGGAACAGGCAGCGGAAATGATTCAAGCGCTTGGTGTAGGGCAGCATGGATTGGGGCTACAAGCAGACGCTGCAACTCAGGCCATAAGCGCTGATAAGGTTGTCTCCACCGATCCACCCTACTTCGACAACGTCCCGTACGCGGACCTCTCAGATTTCTTCTATGTGTGGCTACGTCGGTCGCTGAAATCGGTGTTCCCAAGTCTCTTTGCAACTCTCGTCGCGCCGAAAGCCGAGGAACTGGTTGCCTTCGCGTACCGCCACGATGACAAGGCCGGCGCCGAGGCGTTCTTCCTCAGCGGCATGACGCAAGTGATGCACCGTCTGGCCGAACTGTCGCATCCGGCCTTCCCTGTCACCATCTATTACGCCTTCCGGCAGGCCGAGACTGATGTCGAGGAAGGCACCGCAAGTACTGGCTGGGATACCTTCCTGGAAGCAGTGATCCGCGCTGGCTTCGGCATCAGCGGTACCTGGCCGATGCGCACGGAGTACACCGGCAACTTGAAGACCAAACGAAACGCCCTCGCCTCCAGCATCATTCTCGTCTGCCGCCCGCGCGTGGCTAATGCGCCTACCGCGACGCGACGCGAGTTCATCACCGTGCTCAAGGCCGAGCTGCCCAAGGCGCTCACGCACCTGCAGCGGGGCAACATCGCCCCGGTGGACCTGGCGCAGGCGGCCATCGGCCCGGGCATGGCGGTCTACACGCGCTACGCCAAGGTGCTCGACGCCGAAGGCAAGACGCTCTCGGTGCGTGAGGCGCTGGCGCTCATCAACCAGACCCTCGACGAGGCGCTGGCCGAGCAGGAGGGCGACTTCGACGCCGACAGCCGCTGGGCGCTGGCGTGGTTTGAACAGTCGGGCTTCGCCGAGGGCGAGTACGGTGTAGCCGAGACCCTCTCCAAGGCCAAGAATACCAGCGTGGCCGGTATGGTCGAGGCGGGCATCCTGGCGTCGAGTCGCGGCAAGGTGCGGTTACTGAAGCCCGACGAACTGCCCGCCAACTGGCCTGCCTGCCGCGCCAAGCACGGCGCAGGCAGGGACCCGACGACCGATCTGCGACTCACGGCATGGGAGATGGTGCATCAATTAATCCGATCGCTCGAAGCCGGCGGCGAAGGCGCGACGGCAGCGCTCGTCGCCAAGCTCGGCGCAAAGGCCGAGGTCGCCCGCGAGCTGGCCTATCGGCTCTACACCTTGTGTGAGCGCAAGAAGCGCGCGGCAGAGGCGCTTTCCTACAACAGCCTCGTCCAGAGCTGGCCTGAGATCACTCGCCTTGCCCGCGAAGGCGACAAGCCACGAGCGGAACAGGGCGAGCTTCTATGAGCATGGAGCAGATATTTCTCAACAGCGCGCAGAAGGAGTTGGCGGCGGAGCGTGTGGCTGTACGCGATTTCGTGCATGGAAATGACCTACTTCGTCAGTTCTTCCGCGTATTCCTGTTTGAGGACCTTCCGCCGACTGATCGGCGGGCTGATGATGTGTATCTGGAACAAGTCAAGGCCAGTCCGATCTATCTGGGCCTCTTTGGGAACACGTATGGCAGACCGGGCGCGGACGGGGTGTCGGCGACCGAACAGGAGTTCATGCTGGCCAGCCGACTGCGCAAGCGACAGCTGATCCTGGTGAAGGGGCGGGACGATTCCCGGCGCGAGCCGAAGATGGCGGCGCTGATCCGCAGGACTGGCGATGAGTTGGTGCGGCGGCGTTTCGAGGATACTCCGGAACTGTTGCGGCTGTTGTACGGAAGTTTGATTCAGTATCTTCAAGAGCGCGGATTCGTTGCCGCGAAGGATTTCGATGCCGCGCCGTGCGAGGGCGCGACGATGCGCGACATCTCGCCGCGCAAGGTACGGTGGTTTATCGAGAAGGCGCGAACGGAGCGGGATTATGCGCTCGCGCCCGCCACCTCGCCCAAGGAAGCGCTGGCACATCTCAATCTGCTCACCAAGGGAAAGCCGACACGCGGGGCTATCCTGCTTTTCTGCGATACGCCGGAGCGTTTCATCCATTCCGCAGAAGCAACGTGTCTGCATTTTCACGGCATGGAGATCGCCAAGCCCATCCCAAGCCAGCAGGTCTATCGCGGGTCGTTGTTCGAGGTGGTGGACAAGGCGGTGGACTTCGTCATGGATCGGATTCGGCGAACCGTGACACCGAGCGAGAGAACTGTCGCCGGCAACGTGAGTTATGAGGTGCCGTTCCGCGTGGTACGCGAAGCCGTCGTCAACGCGGTAGCTCACCGCAACTACGCGTCGAAGTCCGGGGTTCAGGCGATGGTCTTCGCCGATCGGATCGAGGTCTGGAATCCGGGTAGCTTGCCGGAGGACTTGACACTGGATCAGCTTCGAGATCCTCATCCGTCGGTGCCGCGCAACCGCCTGATCTGCGAGCCGCTTTTTCTGGCGCACTATATCGAACGTGCGGGGACAGGAACGCTGGACATGATCCGGCTCTGCGCGGAGGCGGGCCTGCCGGAGCCGGAGTTTCGGAGCGACGGCGAGCGGTTCGTCACGGTGGTCTGGCGGGACTGGTTGACGGAGGAAGTGTTAGAGAAACTCGGCCTGACAGCGCGACAGAGGCAAGTTGTGGCGATTGTGAAGGCGTCCGGGCGCGTAGCGAATACTGAGGTCCAGGATCGAGTTGGAGTGTCCAAGCGCACGGCTCATCGCGAGCTTTCGGAACTCGTTCGCAAGGGAATTCTGAGGCGAGTGGGAACTACAGGAAAGGGAACTTTCTACTCCATGGGCAAAGGGGCCACAAAGGGGCCAAAGGGGCCAGATTCGGAGCACGCCAAGGCTGGTCCAAGGGGTCAGAAACGCGCCAAAGGGGCCACGCTGTGACCTGCGAAAGACGCAAACTGCCGACATCCATATGAGCTTGAAAATGGGGCAACTTATTGACACTTAGACACCCAGCGCACTTTGAATATGCGCGAGCTGCACTCACTACATGCTTGGAATTGAGAGGTAGCAATGGCGATTACCAACCATGAACGTGTCGGCAAGATGTTGGAACTCCTGACGGCAGGGCTTTGTCCGTTCGTCGAGCGGGAACTCAAAACGACCGACGTTCCCGACTGGTTCGCGGAGACCAAGCGATCGCTGGCGGATTCTCAGCTTCAACTGCTGGGCACGCCGGACAAGCCGCAGTGGGACGCCGCCGCCATCCTCGTCACGATGTGGAATCAGTGGAACAGCGTCTTTCGTAAGACCCTGGGCCAAGCGGAGCGGACACTTGTCAGCGAACTCCGCGAGGTGCGCAACCGCTGGGCGCATCAACGGCCATTCAGCACGGACGA includes the following:
- a CDS encoding DUF1156 domain-containing protein; protein product: LAVPEPGPEPTLDEMLADIERQRLFRIIESLVLWENTTNEKVLQAARDEIWSSWRRACAENADHPRSKELFDRKKLPAFHDPFAGGGALPLEAQRLGLEAYASDLNPVAVLINKAMIEIPPKFAGKPPVNPEARKEKTLLAREWRGAQGLAEDVRYYGQWMRDEAEKRIGHLYPKVKIPPRSPLSQRGDGGDFFAERPDLIPYAGKELTVIAWVWARTVKSPNPAFAQVDVPLASTFMLSTKAGKEAYVEPVIEGGGYRFTVKVGKPKDAEKAKNGTKLSRGANFRCLMSGTPIEGNYIKAEGKAGCMGARLMAIVAEGVRGRVYLPPTDAMEAVARQAKAEWRPEVTISGSTQYLGVKPYGMDRFDQLFTDRQIVALTTFSDLVQEARERVKRDALAAALRAEDKLLDAGGTGATAYANAVGVYLAFAVDKGANYGSSVCAWHITRDGIVSTFGRQAIPMVFDYAEANPLSGSTGNILLGVEQAAEMIQALGVGQHGLGLQADAATQAISADKVVSTDPPYFDNVPYADLSDFFYVWLRRSLKSVFPSLFATLVAPKAEELVAFAYRHDDKAGAEAFFLSGMTQVMHRLAELSHPAFPVTIYYAFRQAETDVEEGTASTGWDTFLEAVIRAGFGISGTWPMRTEYTGNLKTKRNALASSIILVCRPRVANAPTATRREFITVLKAELPKALTHLQRGNIAPVDLAQAAIGPGMAVYTRYAKVLDAEGKTLSVREALALINQTLDEALAEQEGDFDADSRWALAWFEQSGFAEGEYGVAETLSKAKNTSVAGMVEAGILASSRGKVRLLKPDELPANWPACRAKHGAGRDPTTDLRLTAWEMVHQLIRSLEAGGEGATAALVAKLGAKAEVARELAYRLYTLCERKKRAAEALSYNSLVQSWPEITRLAREGDKPRAEQGELL
- a CDS encoding DUF4062 domain-containing protein, with amino-acid sequence MEQIFLNSAQKELAAERVAVRDFVHGNDLLRQFFRVFLFEDLPPTDRRADDVYLEQVKASPIYLGLFGNTYGRPGADGVSATEQEFMLASRLRKRQLILVKGRDDSRREPKMAALIRRTGDELVRRRFEDTPELLRLLYGSLIQYLQERGFVAAKDFDAAPCEGATMRDISPRKVRWFIEKARTERDYALAPATSPKEALAHLNLLTKGKPTRGAILLFCDTPERFIHSAEATCLHFHGMEIAKPIPSQQVYRGSLFEVVDKAVDFVMDRIRRTVTPSERTVAGNVSYEVPFRVVREAVVNAVAHRNYASKSGVQAMVFADRIEVWNPGSLPEDLTLDQLRDPHPSVPRNRLICEPLFLAHYIERAGTGTLDMIRLCAEAGLPEPEFRSDGERFVTVVWRDWLTEEVLEKLGLTARQRQVVAIVKASGRVANTEVQDRVGVSKRTAHRELSELVRKGILRRVGTTGKGTFYSMGKGATKGPKGPDSEHAKAGPRGQKRAKGATL